Within the Cytophagia bacterium CHB2 genome, the region ACAGAAGCGCTTTCCAAAACGTATTCGTTAAGCAGTTGTTTTCCCAGGAGGACGCTTATGAACGTTGCCTTAGTGATGCTCCTGGCATACTCCTTGAAGAAGAGTGAGCGGTAAGTTACTCCATTTCGAGTTGTGTTCCGAATATTTGGCTATCCCACCTTTCGTCTTCCCCGAAAACAGGATATTTCGGGACAGTTGTCACGCCATGGGCGGTTTCTTTTTCAACTCTTTTCAAATCACATTGCACAGTAACACAGCACGGCTAAATGATCTAAAGGATAGAGCATTTTATTCAAACTTTCGAGGACCGTTATGAAACGCTTCCGTTTTTTTCGACGACTCTCTTACGCCATCTGTTTGTGCGCCACGGCTCTGTTTGTTGTAAGCTGCAGCGAAGAGCCGGCCTCGGGACCAATTTCTCCCTTGCAGTCAACGCAACAGCAGAAGGCCCGGAGCAACGTGAGGCCATTGCCGCGCAAGGCTGATGAGAGCACTGCGGTGAAATCACTGGCAAAGGGCAGTTACACGGACGAGCAGCTTATTGCGATGATCAACCAGCAGTCTGGGCTCTCGATGAGTGAGCTTGGGTTTATTTTGTTGCGAGAATCGCCGCTGTCTTCTAACGTTCTCATGGCGGTTTTGCAGCGCGATCCCAAGTTGCCTCCCCTTTTTCTCAAAACCGTTTTGCTCGCCAGCACGCCGCTTCCCGTTGCGGTTGCGCAGGCCATTCAGGAAGAAGAACTTCTATCCGGCAGGGATCTGCGCCTCGTGATGGAAGCGCAAGCGGGATTTACCGGCCATTTTCTTGATACCAAGGTCTCCAAATGGATGACTGCCAGTGAGGGCGGTGAGATTTGGCATGGCGGCCATAAGATCGAGTTTCCGCCCGGTGCGCTGATGCAGGATGCGTATGCCTCGATTTCAATCAGCCCCAGCAACTATATTCAAGTAGATTTCGGTCCGGACGGGTGGTTTAATCGCGAAGTAACGGTGGCCATTTCCTACAAGAACGTTGATCTTTCTGGTGTTGATGAGAACGCGCTCACACTGTCCTGGTATGATGAAACGGCGGACCAATGGATCGAGGTGGCGAGCAGGGTTGACACCAGACGGAAGTATATCTTTGCGCAAGTTTGGCACTTCACCCAATACACGATTTCCGTAAAATAACACCAGGGGTCTCTTAACTCGGCATAGGTACATTCGAATTTTCGCTCACAGGGCACACAAGAAGGGCGAAAGAGCTTTTGGTGAAATGCGAAGCAAAGTTAAAGATGTAATATTGCGCCACCTCCTGTAATGAAATGTTATAGACCGTCGCTCAGATTTTATTAAGTTAATGCGATTCAGCGCCAAGATTTCGAGTGGTATGGCTCTTGCGTATATTTCCGACGAGAAATGAACATGAGTAAGCACGTAAAAAAAGAAAATCGGCGTGGCAGTGCGGAGGACTATAAGCCGGTTTTGGCCAAACTCGCAGCGGCGTTGAAACAGGCTGAAGCAAGCGTTGAAGCGGATTCTGACGAATTTGTCGATCTCACCTATAACATGGAAAAGCTGGCGCGAAAATTTCTTTCCCAGGAGAGGACGCAACAAGGCGCCCAGTACTTTAAAACGGCGGTAACCCATTTGAGACAATTTGCCCAAATCAAGCATGATCAGGAGCAAGAACTCAATCTGTGCTATAGCGCCGGTCAAACCTTTGCCCTGCTCGGGTTGGTGGAGGAGGCGACAGAGAGCTACGAGCAATCGCTCAAGCTCAGCAAAGAGCTTCATGACAGCAAATCGCATGCGCGCACACTGCGCCAGCTCGGCAATCTCAAGCTGCGCCAGAGCAAGTGGAAGGAGGCGATTGCTTGCTTCGAGCTTAGTTATAGAATTTCGCAGGAGAATGGCGAGCCGCGGGATGAAGCCTACGCGTTGAACAGTCTGGCTGCCGCCTATTTTCATACCGCGGCGTGGCGTAAAATGGAAACCACCTGCGAACGCACGCTTTCTCTGGCCGAAAAAATGAACGACGATGATTTGACCGCTTGCGTGTGTAACAATCTTGGCGCGTTGTACAATGTTCAAGGCCAATGGGACAAGGCGCTCGCCACGCTGCAAAAAAGTTTGTTGCTGTTTGAACGGCTAGGCGACCGTCGAGGATTAGCAGAAACATATAACAACATGGCAACGGCATATCGTGACAAAGAGTTTTGG harbors:
- a CDS encoding tetratricopeptide repeat protein, which codes for MNMSKHVKKENRRGSAEDYKPVLAKLAAALKQAEASVEADSDEFVDLTYNMEKLARKFLSQERTQQGAQYFKTAVTHLRQFAQIKHDQEQELNLCYSAGQTFALLGLVEEATESYEQSLKLSKELHDSKSHARTLRQLGNLKLRQSKWKEAIACFELSYRISQENGEPRDEAYALNSLAAAYFHTAAWRKMETTCERTLSLAEKMNDDDLTACVCNNLGALYNVQGQWDKALATLQKSLLLFERLGDRRGLAETYNNMATAYRDKEFWHESGKCYAKGLELAREASDVVVEAQVILNRVELYLLMHDLDMAEKQCQIALRTFHGLEHKSGEADACRLLGVVYTRKENWGLAKKYLEEALQLFSHYANTLGLAETHKSYAEFWHGKGSAKSERKHLQKALEYYKRIKAQREIKKLEKLLRELQAADKFRN